The following coding sequences lie in one Sedimentibacter sp. MB35-C1 genomic window:
- the murD gene encoding UDP-N-acetylmuramoyl-L-alanine--D-glutamate ligase, which yields MKNKNILVVGLGVSGIACVKSLSRLGANIYAYDESFEKASEKMNELKGIKAEYFFGEDNIENIKMDMLDLAIKSPGIKYEVPIIQRLLHKKIKIISDIEAAYKVAESKIVSITGTNGKTTTTTLIGEIVKAAGKECKVTGNIGSGMLFDSVNSDRDSILVAEVSSFQLAGTYEYKPSVSVITNITPDHLDYHKTMENYMEAKFKNVINQDENDCAVLNYEDKYIREFSDKIKARKIFFSSERVLDEGIYSDNEKMFFKHNGITDFIIDIKDIFIPGKHNLENAMAAAGAALCLGIGKSEIAYVLKEFKGVEHRLEFCGDFNGVKFYNDSKGTNPDASIKAIQGIEKPIILIAGGYDKKSPYDEFIKSFDNKIKALVLLGQTAADIDSCARKYGFENIYHVKNMDEAVRKCFDLSRTGDNVVLSPACASWGMYPNYEVRGRDFKERVNYYGGSS from the coding sequence ATGAAAAATAAAAACATACTTGTTGTAGGGCTTGGGGTTTCAGGAATTGCATGCGTAAAGAGTTTAAGCAGGCTTGGAGCTAACATATATGCTTATGACGAATCATTTGAAAAGGCATCCGAAAAAATGAATGAACTGAAAGGCATAAAAGCAGAATATTTTTTCGGAGAAGATAATATAGAAAATATAAAAATGGATATGTTGGATCTGGCGATAAAAAGTCCCGGAATTAAATACGAAGTACCTATCATACAAAGGCTGCTGCACAAAAAAATTAAAATAATCAGTGATATTGAAGCAGCATACAAGGTTGCAGAATCTAAAATAGTTTCAATAACGGGAACAAACGGAAAAACAACTACAACTACACTGATTGGGGAAATAGTTAAAGCGGCTGGTAAGGAGTGCAAAGTTACTGGCAACATAGGATCGGGAATGCTTTTTGATTCTGTAAATTCAGATAGAGATAGTATTTTAGTTGCCGAAGTCAGCAGTTTTCAACTTGCAGGAACATATGAATATAAGCCTTCTGTTAGTGTTATTACAAATATTACTCCAGATCATTTAGATTATCACAAAACAATGGAAAACTATATGGAGGCAAAATTTAAAAATGTTATAAACCAGGATGAGAATGATTGTGCTGTTTTAAACTATGAAGATAAATATATAAGAGAATTTTCAGATAAGATAAAAGCACGAAAAATATTTTTTAGCTCAGAGAGAGTATTGGATGAAGGTATTTATTCTGATAATGAAAAAATGTTTTTCAAACATAACGGAATAACTGATTTTATAATTGATATAAAAGATATCTTTATACCTGGCAAACACAACTTGGAGAATGCTATGGCAGCTGCAGGAGCAGCATTATGCTTAGGCATAGGTAAATCAGAAATTGCTTATGTGCTTAAGGAATTTAAGGGAGTTGAGCACAGGCTTGAATTTTGCGGAGACTTTAATGGTGTTAAGTTTTATAATGACTCAAAAGGAACTAATCCTGATGCATCTATAAAAGCAATTCAAGGAATAGAAAAGCCTATTATATTGATAGCAGGAGGGTATGATAAAAAATCACCCTACGATGAATTTATAAAGTCGTTTGATAATAAAATAAAAGCTTTGGTTTTATTGGGGCAGACGGCTGCAGATATAGACTCATGCGCAAGAAAATACGGATTTGAAAATATATACCACGTAAAAAATATGGATGAGGCAGTTCGTAAGTGCTTTGATTTAAGCAGAACAGGCGATAATGTAGTTTTATCTCCTGCATGCGCAAGCTGGGGAATGTATCCTAACTACGAAGTTAGGGGAAGAGATTTTAAGGAGAGGGTAAATTATTATGGAGGAAGCAGTTAA
- the mraY gene encoding phospho-N-acetylmuramoyl-pentapeptide-transferase yields MHEAGQIIRVIIVSFLIALFLGPVVIPILRRLKVGQSIREEGPKSHYTKAGTPTMGGIIIILAVIIATFTSGYYTKEVWAGLFFMVSFGLIGFIDDYIKVVLKRNLGLKAYQKIICQFIFALMLAMYGSRYSAYGTKLIIPFANAYIDLGVLYIPFVLFVVVGIVNSVNLTDGLDGLNTGVTLIVMATFSLITNSMKDISLVFEGVSIISAAVAGACLGFLKHNANPAKVFMGDTGSLALGGAVSAVAVLSNTILLIPIIGGIYFAEALSVIIQVLHYKRTKKRIFKMAPLHHHYEMSGWKETKVVGVFWIATVILAFIGIYSI; encoded by the coding sequence ATGCACGAAGCAGGACAAATAATCAGAGTAATAATTGTATCTTTTCTCATTGCACTGTTCTTGGGACCGGTTGTAATACCGATATTAAGGCGTCTTAAAGTGGGACAAAGCATCCGGGAGGAGGGGCCTAAATCCCATTACACAAAAGCAGGCACGCCAACAATGGGAGGCATTATAATTATTTTAGCAGTAATAATTGCGACATTTACCAGTGGATATTATACAAAAGAAGTGTGGGCAGGACTGTTTTTTATGGTTAGTTTTGGACTTATAGGATTTATAGATGATTACATAAAGGTTGTTCTTAAGAGAAATTTAGGTCTCAAAGCCTATCAAAAGATCATATGTCAGTTTATTTTTGCATTAATGCTTGCAATGTACGGTTCGAGATACAGCGCATACGGAACAAAACTCATAATACCATTTGCAAATGCATATATTGATTTAGGTGTTTTATATATACCGTTTGTATTATTTGTAGTCGTAGGCATAGTGAATTCGGTAAATTTGACAGATGGATTAGATGGGCTTAATACAGGTGTTACTCTTATAGTAATGGCCACATTCAGCCTCATAACAAACAGCATGAAGGATATAAGTTTGGTGTTTGAAGGAGTTTCAATAATAAGTGCTGCTGTCGCGGGAGCTTGCCTTGGTTTTTTAAAGCACAATGCAAATCCAGCGAAAGTTTTTATGGGAGATACAGGTTCATTGGCTTTAGGAGGGGCGGTTTCCGCAGTTGCCGTGTTGTCCAATACTATATTGCTTATTCCCATAATAGGTGGAATTTACTTTGCTGAAGCACTGTCGGTAATTATTCAGGTGCTTCACTACAAAAGAACAAAAAAAAGAATATTTAAAATGGCGCCCCTTCACCATCATTATGAAATGAGCGGATGGAAAGAAACGAAAGTTGTGGGCGTATTCTGGATTGCAACAGTGATACTGGCATTTATAGGAATTTATTCAATATAG
- a CDS encoding UDP-N-acetylmuramoyl-L-alanyl-D-glutamate--2,6-diaminopimelate ligase: MDIKSLLQQIDYESFSGDENTTIRGITNDSRKVSGGDVFVAIKGYTSDGHKYIPDALKNGASTVICAEVPDNSLTLGNFICVNDPRRTLASAANIIYGNPSEKLNISAVTGTNGKTSTTYLLKGIYDYLGDKSGIIGTIGVLVENEKVKVDNTTPEASDLQKYFAKMVQKNVDHCFIEVSSHALELNRIDDINIDVGIFTNLTRDHLDFHKTMENYYQAKKKLFYITKINNIINVDDPYGLRLYKELKEDGINAVSVGIENDADIKASNLKTTMKGTSFDLNICGTVKKVHVNTPGKFSVLNSIGALGAAYALGADIDKIIEGLANIKGVTGRFEMIENNLDCIIVLDFAHTPDGLQKVMETINEFAEGRKIVMFGAGGERDSARRAPMGEIAGKYCDLSILTSDNPRFEDPYEICSEIATGVKKYNGKYEIIIERDKAIYYAIDNSKSKDVILLAGKSTEPYQDMGVEKVPYDEGTIAKNAIIQVERKRGLR; the protein is encoded by the coding sequence ATGGATATTAAAAGCCTTCTTCAGCAAATAGATTATGAAAGCTTTTCGGGAGATGAAAATACTACAATAAGAGGAATTACAAATGATTCAAGAAAAGTTTCCGGCGGTGATGTCTTCGTTGCAATTAAAGGCTATACTTCAGACGGTCACAAGTATATACCTGATGCGCTAAAAAACGGAGCATCAACAGTAATATGCGCCGAAGTTCCTGACAACAGCCTCACATTAGGTAATTTTATATGTGTTAATGATCCCAGAAGAACTCTGGCGTCAGCGGCTAACATTATATACGGGAATCCTTCGGAAAAACTTAACATTTCTGCAGTTACCGGAACTAATGGGAAAACAAGTACCACATACCTATTAAAGGGAATCTATGACTACCTGGGAGATAAATCCGGAATAATAGGAACCATTGGAGTATTGGTAGAGAATGAAAAGGTAAAGGTTGACAATACGACTCCGGAAGCTTCAGACTTACAAAAATACTTTGCAAAAATGGTACAAAAAAATGTTGATCATTGTTTTATCGAGGTGTCTTCTCATGCTCTTGAGTTGAACAGAATTGATGATATTAATATTGATGTTGGAATTTTCACTAACCTTACCCGAGATCACCTTGATTTTCATAAGACAATGGAGAATTATTACCAAGCTAAGAAGAAGCTCTTTTACATAACTAAAATTAATAATATTATAAATGTGGATGATCCCTACGGACTGAGACTTTACAAGGAGCTTAAAGAAGATGGAATCAATGCAGTTTCTGTAGGTATAGAAAATGATGCAGATATAAAAGCGTCAAATTTAAAAACAACCATGAAAGGCACTTCGTTTGATTTGAATATCTGCGGAACTGTTAAGAAAGTTCATGTCAATACACCCGGAAAATTCAGTGTGCTGAATTCCATAGGAGCATTAGGAGCAGCTTATGCATTGGGAGCAGATATTGATAAAATAATTGAAGGCCTAGCTAATATAAAGGGAGTAACGGGAAGATTTGAAATGATTGAAAATAATCTTGACTGTATAATTGTACTAGATTTCGCCCATACACCTGATGGACTGCAAAAAGTTATGGAAACAATAAATGAATTTGCAGAAGGAAGGAAAATTGTGATGTTCGGAGCGGGAGGAGAAAGAGATTCCGCGAGGCGTGCACCAATGGGAGAAATAGCGGGAAAGTATTGTGACCTAAGCATCCTGACGTCAGATAATCCGCGCTTTGAAGATCCTTATGAAATATGTTCGGAAATTGCAACTGGGGTGAAAAAATATAACGGTAAGTATGAAATAATAATAGAAAGAGATAAAGCAATTTATTACGCTATTGACAATTCAAAGAGCAAGGATGTAATATTGTTAGCGGGCAAATCAACTGAGCCTTATCAGGATATGGGAGTAGAAAAAGTTCCGTACGACGAGGGCACAATTGCAAAAAATGCAATTATTCAGGTTGAACGAAAAAGAGGACTGAGATAA
- a CDS encoding penicillin-binding transpeptidase domain-containing protein, with amino-acid sequence MKRRVKSITNLQNKRRMLVFLLCFFLATIALVVRLGFIQIIHGEEYKKQAMENWSRDITISAKRGTIYDARGKKLAVSVNSSTVTCIPADVKKGMQSSEKEKESEEDEAGGFITSILKKMNKSMFGSGKSTAAESIPINTKSPEETAKILSEILEMDYEDVLKKITADYSSVILKRWITDEQAQKIREAELSGITVIEDNKRVYPYGNFAPYVLGFTNTDQDGQYGVEATFNEYLTGIPGRTVVNTDASGRELPFGYNEYYEPKDGLGVVVTIDEVIQHYAESAAQKVLKDYNAKRATIIAMDPNNGDILAMSSKPDYDPNNPKEPLDEMIKQEWDQLSSEDLMKAWYDMWRNPAVNDIYEPGSTFKLLTTAIALEENAATLQSTYFCDGFVRQIPGENIKCWRYYRPHGQQTLSEAIQNSCNDALAEIGLDIGKDAFFKYLKAFGLEEKSGIKLNGEALGLLKKPSYMKDVDVVTQSFGQGVAVSPIQLVTAVAAIANGGNLMEPRIVKQIIDEDGNVVENFDPVLRRKVISEETSKTMLSIMKDSAEAGTKQAYRAGYRIGGKSGTAQKVIDGKYVDGKFISSFIGVAPVDNPKAVVLVMVDEPDRSIGYYGSIVAGPVAADLIENIMKYYDVEPIYTEEELGKVEAQTVEVPSLLGLTIAEATDKLIHAGLESNITIEVEADRIVKSQFPKAGEKVAKHSMITLILN; translated from the coding sequence ATGAAAAGACGGGTGAAAAGCATTACTAACCTTCAAAATAAAAGAAGAATGTTGGTATTTTTGCTTTGCTTTTTTTTAGCTACGATTGCACTGGTAGTAAGATTAGGGTTTATTCAGATCATTCATGGTGAAGAGTATAAAAAGCAGGCCATGGAAAATTGGTCCAGGGATATTACAATAAGTGCAAAAAGAGGAACAATATATGATGCGAGAGGGAAAAAACTTGCAGTAAGTGTAAATTCAAGCACTGTGACTTGTATACCAGCGGATGTGAAGAAAGGCATGCAGTCGAGTGAAAAAGAAAAGGAATCAGAAGAAGATGAAGCAGGAGGGTTCATAACATCGATTCTCAAAAAAATGAACAAATCAATGTTTGGGTCGGGTAAATCCACTGCAGCGGAGTCAATTCCGATAAATACTAAATCACCTGAAGAAACAGCTAAGATTTTATCGGAAATTTTAGAAATGGATTATGAAGATGTTCTAAAAAAAATAACAGCTGATTATTCATCCGTTATTTTAAAAAGGTGGATAACAGACGAACAGGCGCAAAAAATAAGAGAAGCTGAATTGAGCGGAATAACTGTAATTGAAGATAATAAACGAGTATATCCATACGGAAATTTTGCTCCGTATGTGCTTGGATTTACAAATACCGATCAGGATGGTCAATACGGTGTGGAAGCTACATTCAATGAATATTTGACGGGCATCCCCGGAAGGACAGTTGTAAACACAGACGCATCCGGCAGAGAACTGCCATTCGGGTATAATGAATACTATGAACCCAAGGACGGACTTGGAGTCGTGGTTACAATAGATGAAGTAATTCAACACTATGCGGAATCAGCGGCGCAAAAAGTACTGAAGGATTATAATGCCAAGAGGGCTACTATAATAGCGATGGACCCAAATAACGGAGATATCCTTGCAATGAGTTCAAAACCGGATTATGACCCAAATAATCCTAAAGAGCCTCTTGATGAAATGATCAAACAAGAGTGGGATCAGCTTTCTAGTGAAGATTTGATGAAAGCTTGGTATGACATGTGGAGAAATCCTGCTGTTAATGATATATATGAGCCCGGGTCCACATTCAAGCTTTTGACTACAGCAATAGCGCTTGAAGAAAATGCTGCAACTCTTCAGTCAACATACTTCTGCGACGGATTTGTCAGACAGATTCCGGGAGAAAACATTAAATGCTGGAGATATTACCGCCCTCACGGGCAGCAGACACTATCCGAGGCAATACAAAACTCTTGTAATGATGCCTTGGCAGAGATAGGTCTGGATATTGGAAAGGATGCATTTTTTAAGTATCTTAAAGCTTTTGGTCTTGAAGAAAAATCAGGAATTAAATTAAACGGAGAAGCTCTTGGTTTACTCAAAAAACCCTCATATATGAAAGATGTAGATGTAGTAACGCAATCATTCGGGCAGGGGGTCGCGGTTTCTCCCATACAGCTAGTTACGGCAGTTGCGGCAATTGCAAACGGCGGAAACCTTATGGAACCCAGGATAGTTAAACAAATCATTGATGAAGACGGCAATGTAGTTGAGAACTTTGATCCTGTATTAAGAAGAAAAGTTATTTCAGAGGAAACTTCAAAGACTATGCTTTCGATTATGAAAGATTCAGCAGAGGCTGGTACAAAGCAGGCATATAGAGCAGGTTACCGAATAGGTGGGAAATCAGGTACAGCGCAAAAAGTTATCGATGGCAAGTATGTAGACGGCAAATTTATATCCTCATTTATAGGGGTGGCACCTGTTGACAATCCAAAAGCGGTAGTATTGGTAATGGTTGATGAGCCGGACAGAAGTATAGGATATTACGGAAGTATTGTAGCAGGTCCTGTTGCAGCGGACTTGATTGAAAATATCATGAAATATTATGATGTTGAACCTATTTATACTGAAGAGGAATTAGGAAAGGTTGAAGCTCAGACTGTTGAAGTGCCAAGTCTTCTTGGACTTACAATTGCCGAGGCAACAGATAAGCTTATACATGCTGGGCTTGAAAGTAATATAACAATCGAAGTAGAGGCTGACAGAATTGTAAAATCTCAATTCCCTAAGGCTGGCGAAAAGGTAGCTAAGCATTCTATGATAACATTAATTTTAAATTAA
- a CDS encoding septum formation initiator family protein, which yields MSALRKEAIDLDYGQGSVKYSPKKKRIKKAKKNINVIESFKNTAMLAVTFILGILIVYNYAVITDKQMEIHNLNQEIATLKNDADAYNITLESIKNTNSIEEMAKTYLGMNYPTRKQTVFVDFTYGSTETSEDETKSAEEKSNNILVGLIDKVVSFIQ from the coding sequence ATGTCAGCTTTAAGAAAAGAAGCCATTGATTTAGATTATGGACAAGGATCGGTAAAATATTCTCCAAAGAAAAAGCGAATAAAAAAAGCTAAGAAAAATATTAATGTTATAGAAAGCTTTAAGAATACTGCTATGCTTGCAGTAACATTTATACTTGGAATATTAATAGTCTATAATTATGCTGTCATAACGGATAAACAAATGGAGATTCACAATTTAAACCAGGAAATTGCCACGCTTAAAAATGACGCAGACGCTTACAACATAACATTGGAGAGTATAAAAAACACTAATTCAATAGAAGAAATGGCAAAAACGTATCTAGGGATGAATTATCCTACAAGAAAACAAACCGTATTTGTCGACTTTACATACGGAAGTACAGAAACTTCGGAGGATGAAACTAAATCAGCAGAAGAAAAAAGCAATAACATACTGGTAGGTTTAATTGACAAGGTTGTCAGTTTCATTCAGTAA
- the rsmH gene encoding 16S rRNA (cytosine(1402)-N(4))-methyltransferase RsmH: MDYKHTSVLLDESIEGLNIKTDGIYVDATLGGGGHTEEILKRTTKGRVIGIDQDDYAIKRANEKLKEYKNFTAVRNNFSNIEEILDDLNIDKIDGILFDLGVSSFQLDIPERGFSYNNDMPLDMRMDNSQTTTARHIVNGYEEHELSRILWEYGEEKWAARIAKFIVQEREHEFIETTGQLVSIIKKAIPKQVRQDGAHPAKRTFQAIRIEVNRELEILENTFKHAVDRLNPGGRICVITFHSLEDRIVKNTFQNLNKDCICPPEFPTCVCDHRRKLKIITRKPIVPTQDEVETNNRAHSAKLRIGERV, from the coding sequence ATGGATTACAAGCATACATCGGTTTTATTGGATGAATCGATAGAAGGATTAAACATTAAGACTGACGGAATTTATGTTGATGCAACACTGGGAGGGGGAGGTCACACAGAGGAGATACTTAAAAGAACCACAAAAGGAAGGGTAATAGGTATTGACCAGGATGACTATGCAATTAAAAGAGCAAATGAAAAACTAAAAGAATATAAAAATTTTACAGCGGTGAGAAATAATTTTAGCAATATTGAAGAAATTTTAGATGATTTAAATATAGATAAAATTGACGGAATTTTATTTGATTTGGGAGTTTCGTCTTTTCAATTAGATATACCTGAAAGAGGATTCAGTTATAACAATGATATGCCCCTTGATATGAGAATGGATAATAGTCAGACGACTACTGCAAGACATATTGTTAACGGATATGAAGAGCATGAGTTGTCAAGAATATTGTGGGAATACGGCGAAGAAAAATGGGCTGCGAGAATTGCTAAGTTCATTGTTCAGGAAAGAGAGCATGAATTTATAGAAACAACCGGACAGCTTGTAAGTATTATTAAAAAGGCGATTCCGAAGCAAGTTCGTCAGGATGGAGCTCATCCGGCTAAAAGAACATTTCAGGCTATTAGAATTGAAGTGAACAGGGAACTTGAAATTCTTGAGAACACATTTAAACATGCTGTTGACAGGTTGAATCCCGGAGGAAGAATTTGTGTTATAACATTTCATTCCCTTGAGGATAGAATTGTTAAGAATACATTTCAAAACTTAAACAAGGATTGCATATGTCCTCCAGAGTTTCCAACATGTGTATGTGATCACAGACGAAAATTAAAAATTATAACCAGGAAACCTATTGTTCCTACGCAAGATGAAGTGGAAACAAATAACAGAGCACACAGTGCTAAGCTAAGAATAGGAGAAAGGGTGTAA
- the mraZ gene encoding division/cell wall cluster transcriptional repressor MraZ, with protein sequence MFTGEYIHSFDEKGRVIIPSKFRNELGETFYIGKGLDKCLFVYPIETWTEFVGKLKNLSTFNKQERFFLRRFVSGFSECSFDKQGRILIPPNLREFCELSNEATIIGVIDRIEIWSKDSWNDYSNNDEFDFDSIAEKMSDLGIGL encoded by the coding sequence ATGTTTACTGGTGAATACATACATTCATTTGATGAAAAAGGAAGAGTTATAATACCTTCAAAATTTAGAAATGAACTAGGGGAAACATTCTATATCGGAAAAGGACTGGATAAATGTTTATTTGTTTATCCTATTGAAACATGGACAGAATTTGTTGGTAAACTAAAAAACCTCTCAACATTCAATAAACAAGAAAGATTCTTTCTCAGAAGATTTGTTTCGGGTTTTAGTGAATGTTCTTTTGATAAACAGGGAAGAATATTGATACCGCCTAATTTAAGAGAATTCTGTGAATTGAGTAACGAAGCTACTATTATAGGGGTTATAGACAGAATAGAAATTTGGAGCAAAGACAGTTGGAATGATTACTCCAACAATGACGAATTTGATTTTGACAGCATTGCGGAAAAAATGTCAGATTTGGGGATAGGACTATAA
- the lgt gene encoding prolipoprotein diacylglyceryl transferase produces MDPVAFRVFGVDIMWYGVLISLGVLLGIFFALKECRRIGFKEDNLLDFLLIAIPSAIVGARLYYVAFSWDYYSLNPSEIINIRNGGLAIHGALIAGIIAGILFCKKRKINVFELLDIVIPSVALGQAIGRWGNFINQEAHGGPTDLPWGIVVNGQKVHPTFLYESIIDFCIFVFLFWYRKNKKTTDGQVLAIYLVLYSAGRFFVEGLRTDSLMFMGMRIAQLVSLASIIAGFLLLTYLKKKKEIK; encoded by the coding sequence ATGGATCCGGTAGCATTTAGAGTTTTTGGTGTTGATATAATGTGGTACGGTGTATTAATATCCCTTGGAGTATTGTTGGGAATATTTTTTGCTTTGAAAGAATGCCGAAGGATTGGTTTCAAGGAAGATAATCTTCTTGATTTTCTTTTAATCGCAATTCCTTCAGCGATTGTAGGAGCAAGATTGTACTATGTAGCATTTTCATGGGATTACTACAGCCTAAACCCATCGGAAATAATAAACATACGAAACGGCGGGCTGGCAATACACGGTGCATTGATTGCCGGTATAATAGCAGGCATATTATTCTGCAAGAAAAGAAAAATTAATGTATTTGAACTTCTTGACATTGTTATACCAAGCGTGGCTCTAGGTCAGGCAATAGGGAGATGGGGCAATTTCATTAATCAGGAAGCTCATGGAGGCCCTACAGATCTTCCGTGGGGAATAGTGGTAAATGGTCAAAAAGTGCATCCCACATTTCTATATGAGTCAATAATCGATTTTTGCATATTTGTTTTTCTGTTTTGGTACAGAAAAAACAAGAAAACAACAGACGGACAGGTTTTAGCTATTTACTTAGTTTTATATTCCGCAGGAAGGTTCTTTGTGGAAGGGCTAAGAACAGACAGCCTTATGTTCATGGGAATGAGAATAGCACAGTTGGTAAGCCTTGCTTCCATCATAGCCGGCTTTTTACTTCTCACGTATTTAAAAAAGAAAAAAGAAATAAAATAA